A portion of the Ricinus communis isolate WT05 ecotype wild-type chromosome 10, ASM1957865v1, whole genome shotgun sequence genome contains these proteins:
- the LOC8258893 gene encoding 60S acidic ribosomal protein P2-4, which translates to MKVVAAYLLAVLGGNTSPSADNIKDILNSVGADCDGDKIELLLSQVEGKDITELIASGREKLASVPSGGGVAVAAAASGGAAAAAAPAAAEAKKEEKVEEKEESDDDMGFSLFD; encoded by the exons atgaaggtGGTTGCTGCATATTTGCTGGCTGTGTTGGGTGGCAACACCAGCCCTTCTGCTgataatatcaaggatattcTCAACTCTG TTGGAGCTGATTGTGATGGTGACAAGATTGAACTTCTTCTTTCCCAAGTCGAGGGTAAGGATATAACAGAGCTTATTGCTTCTGGTCGGGAGAAGTTGGCATCAGTGCCTTCTGGTGGTGGCGTtgctgttgctgctgctgcctCTGGTGGTGCTGCTGCCGCAGCTGCCCCAGCTGCAGCTGAGGCAAAGAAGGAGGAAAAAGTGGAGGAGAAAGAGGAATCAGATGAT gATATGGGCTTCAGCCTCTTCGACTAA
- the LOC8258891 gene encoding serine/threonine-protein kinase D6PKL2 codes for MGSYSRTCEIVEAREEVISANHSKRVYQSHSGLRVGGNDGEPSVLKLGYRDSLEDDINQLFEAISLKNSSKGLGLSNQASTSSSPLRKNAMKRPITVGVPNSPRIVSSEQVSLKQALRDLCISKASEMAAMKRSSKPIGSPRVSEAGRIKSLYNSVVVETSRSGHSIDEGKRALVEISLVPEETKSNSSEKVPCQSSNQSVCSSPQSHLSKSSNHSAYSSPQFAVLTAKSEFDTTSMQDAIASASQKVQTQALKLPDQSTLSKKQSGNGTILMQSELGSATRKVGSQAVKSPSQSAQSSPRFGVPFTNISTGTTPVQSKVISASTKVGSQGSTTEMAQKETCMNATSLSHSDSVDNMPDEDTIIATSKKVARKASAPRSGRKGRLFYSPSSSINISRVSKFTRNAPRLAKPGIKNKSSVKKKVNQGTASAARIPNEGNNSLAPTTGQLVCHKCQCALRNVSEESNQGISASFTAEVSSTNVDSGASKSDFSSSNCNRSRSIGKAKKNSKSREKGEFSQSSKSSLGEYSTSTSNSDESNASRPSCCNRPHMSKDIRWEAIRHVKMQDKVLSLRHFNILKKLGCGDIGTVYLAELIGSNCLFAIKVMDNEFLARRKKMPRAQTEREILRMLDHPFLPTLYAQFTSDNLSCLVMEYCPGGDLHVLRQKQLGGSFSEPAARFYVAEVLLALEYLHMLGVIYRDLKPENILVREDGHIMLTDFDLSLRCNVSPTLLKSTDADPMKASGPCTESSCIEPFCIEPSCQVPCFSPRFLPAAAKARKLKAEMAAHLKSLPQLVAEPTDARSNSFVGTHEYLAPEIIKGKGHGAAVDWWTFGIFLYELLYGRTPFKGSCNEETLDNVVLQNLRFPDSPLVSFQARDLIWGLLSKDPENRLGTEKGAAEIKQHPFFEGLNWALIRCAIPPELPDYYEFGVPYASSHETSSKYLEYEATGEHLEFELF; via the exons ATGGGGTCGTACTCACGCACTTGTGAAATTGTTGAAGCAAGAGAAGAGGTGATTTCAGCAAATCATTCTAAAAGGGTTTATCAATCTCATTCTGGATTACGTGTGGGTGGCAATGATGGGGAGCCATCTGTGCTTAAACTGGGGTATAGGGATTCTCTTGAAGATGATATCAATCAACTTTTTGAGGCTATCAGTCTTAAAAACTCCTCTAAGGGTCTTGGTCTCTCGAATCAAGCAAGCACAAGCTCAAGCCCTTTAAGGAAAAATGCCATGAAAAGGCCAATAACAGTAGGCGTGCCAAATTCGCCAAGAATTGTGAGTTCTGAGCAAGTGTCTCTGAAGCAAGCATTAAGGGACCTCTGCATTTCTAAAGCATCAGAAATGGCTGCTATGAAACGGTCATCAAAGCCCATTGGCTCTCCAAGAGTCTCGGAAGCTGGAAGGATAAAGAGTTTGTACAACTCAGTTGTAGTTGAAACTAGTAGATCTGGGCATTCCATAGACGAAGGGAAACGAGCTCTGGTTGAAATATCTCTGGTGCCAGAAGAAaccaaatcaaattcttctgaGAAGGTGCCTTGTCAATCATCAAACCAGAGTGTTTGTTCGTCTCCTCAGTCTCATTTATCAAAATCTTCAAACCACAGTGCTTATTCTTCTCCTCAATTTGCTGTTTTAACTGCAAAAAGTGAATTTGATACTACATCGATGCAGGACGCGATTGCTTCTGCATCCCAAAAGGTTCAAACTCAAGCCTTAAAGTTGCCAGATCAAAGTACTCTCTCAAAGAAACAAAGTGGTAATGGGACCATATTGATGCAAAGTGAACTTGGTTCTGCAACAAGAAAAGTTGGAAGTCAAGCAGTAAAGTCACCTTCCCAAAGTGCTCAGTCTTCTCCAAGATTTGGAGTTCCATTCACAAATATTAGTACTGGGACCACACCGGTCCAAAGCAAAGTCATCTCTGCTTCCACAAAAGTTGGATCTCAAGGATCAACAACAGAAATGGCACAGAAGGAGACATGTATGAATGCAACTTCCCTGTCCCATTCTGATTCTGTTGACAATATGCCTGATGAAGATACAATTATTGCCACTTCAAAAAAGGTAGCAAGAAAAGCATCAGCACCTAGATCAGGTCGGAAAGGCAGGTTATTCTATTCTCCTTCTTCCTCAATTAATATAAGCAGAGTAAGCAAGTTTACAAGAAATGCTCCACGTTTAGCAAAACCAGGCATAAAGAACAAGAGTTCCGTTAAGAAGAAAGTTAATCAGGGTACAGCTTCTGCTGCCCGTATACCCAATGAAGGCAATAATAGCTTGGCACCAACCACAGGTCAGTTGGTTTGCCATAAATGTCAATGTGCTTTAAGGAATGTAAGTGAAGAATCAAATCAAGGTATCTCTGCCAGTTTTACTGCTGAAGTTAGCTCAACCAATGTAGACAGTGGTGCTAGTAAATCAGACTTCAGTTCAAGCAATTGTAACAGAAGCAGATCCATTGGGAAAGCAAAGAAGAATTCCAAATCAAGAGAAAAAGGGGAATTTTCCCAAAGCTCAAAGAGTAGCCTTGGTGAATATAGCACTAGTACTAGCAATAGTGATGAGAGCAATGCAAGCAGGCCTAGTTGTTGCAACAGACCCCACATGTCCAAGGATATTAGATGGGAAGCTATTCGGCATGTTAAGATGCAGGATAAAGTCTTAAGTTTGCGACACTTCAACATCTTAAAGAAGCTTGGTTGTGGAGATATAGGAACTGTTTATCTTGCTGAGCTAATTGGTTCAAATTGCCTGTTTGCTATAAAAGTCATGGACAATGAATTTCTGGCCAGAAGAAAGAAGATGCCAAGGGCCCAAACTGAAAGGGAGATACTGAGAATGTTAGATCATCCGTTTCTTCCCACATTGTATGCCCAATTTACATCAGATAATTTGTCTTGTTTAGTTATGGAGTACTGTCCAGGTGGAGATCTGCATGTCCTTAGGCAGAAGCAACTTGGTGGGAGTTTCTCAGAACCAGCAGCCAG GTTTTATGTTGCTGAAGTCCTCCTTGCTCTGGAGTACTTGCACATGCTGGGAGTTATTTATCGGGATCTAAAACCGGAGAACATCCTTGTCCGAGAAGATGGCCACATTATGCTCACAGACTTTGACTTGTCACTAAGATGCAATGTAAGTCCAACCCTCCTGAAATCAACTGATGCTGATCCTATGAAAGCCTCCGGTCCATGCACAGAATCTAGCTGCATTGAGCCTTTCTGCATTGAGCCATCCTGTCAAGTCCCATGCTTCAGTCCTAGGTTCTTACCTGCTGCTGCTAAAGCAAGGAAGTTGAAAGCTGAAATGGCTGCCCATTTGAAATCATTGCCACAGCTTGTGGCTGAGCCTACTGATGCACGTTCAAATTCCTTTGTTGGGACCCATGAATACTTGGCTCCTGAAATTATAAAAGGAAAGGGTCATGGAGCAGCAGTTGATTGGTGGACATTTGGTATATTTCTTTATGAGCTTTTATATGGTAGAACACCATTCAAAGGCTCTTGCAATGAAGAAACATTAGACAATGTGGTGTTACAGAACCTGAGGTTCCCTGACAGCCCACTTGTTAGTTTCCAGGCTAGGGATCTTATTTGGGGCCTATTGTCAAAGGATCCTGAGAATCGGTTGGGAACAGAGAAGGGAGCTGCTGAAATCAAGCAACATCCTTTCTTTGAAGGCTTAAATTGGGCACTTATAAGATGTGCCATTCCACCAGAACTACCAGATTATTATGAATTTGGAGTTCCATATGCGTCCTCGCATGAAACAAGCAGCAAGTACTTGGAGTATGAAGCTACAGGAGAGCACCTGGAGTTTGAGTTGTTCTAA
- the LOC8258892 gene encoding monodehydroascorbate reductase: MAEKSFKYVIVGGGVSAGYAAREFGKQGVKPGELAIISKEAVAPYERPALSKAYLFPEGTARLPGFHVCVGSGGERLLPEWYKEKGIELILSTEIIKADLAAKTLTSAAGETFKYQILIIATGSTVIRLTDFGVQGADAKNIFYLREIDDADKLVEAIKAKKNGKAVIVGGGYIGLELSAALKINNMDVSMVYPEPWCMPRLFTAGIAAFYEGYYANKGIKIIKGTVAVGFNADSNGEVKEVKLKDGRVLEADIVVVGVGGRPLTTLFKGQVAEEKGGIKTDGFFKTSVPDVYAVGDVATFPMKLYNEMRRVEHVDHSRKSAEQAVKAIKASEEGKTIDEYDYLPYFYSRAFDLSWQFYGDNVGDTVLFGDSDPKSSKPKFGTYWIKDGKVFGAFLEGGSPEENKAIAKVARVQPSVDSLDQLTKGLSFACKI; encoded by the exons ATGGCGGAGAAAAGCTTCAAATACGTGATCGTCGGTGGTGGAGTCTCCGCA GGATATGCTGCTAGGGAGTTCGGCAAGCAAGGGGTCAAGCCAGGCGAATTGGCAATCATCTCGAAGGAAGCA GTGGCTCCCTATGAGCGTCCTGCTCTTAGCAAAGCTTATCTTTTCCCTGAAG GAACTGCAAGACTTCCAGGATTCCATGTTTGTGTTGGAAGTGGAGGGGAGAGACTGCTTCCTGAGTGGTACAAGGAGAAAG GGATAGAGTTGATTCTCAGCACAGAAATAATCAAAGCAGATCTTGCTGCCAAGACTCTCACAAGTGCAGCTGGAGAAACATTCAAGTATCAAATTTTGATTATTGCAACCGGTTCGACT GTTATAAGATTGACTGATTTTGGTGTCCAAGGAGCTGATGCCAAAAATATCTTCTACTTGAGAGAAATTGATGATGCCGATAAGCTTGTAGAAGCAATAAAAGCAAAGAAGAACGGAAAGGCTGTAATTGTTGGAGGAGGATACATTGGTCTTGAACTTAGTGCTGCATTGAAAATTAACAATATGGATGTTTCCATGGTTTATCCTGAACCATGGTGCA TGCCTCGGCTTTTTACTGCTGGCATTGCTGCTTTCTATGAGGGTTACTATGCTAATAAAGGAATCAAGATTATCAAGGGAACAGTTGCAGTTGGCTTTAATGCAGATTCAAATGGAGAG GTAAAAGAAGTGAAACTTAAGGATGGTAGGGTGTTGGAAGCTGACATTGTTGTCGTCGGTGTTGGTGGAAGGCCGCTTACAACATTATTTAAAGGACAGGTTGCAGAGGAGAAAGGTGGAATAAAG ACTGATGGGTTCTTCAAAACAAGCGTTCCCGATGTGTATGCTGTTGGCGATGTTGCTACTTTTCCAATGAAATTGTACAATGAGATGAGAAGAGTTGAACACGTTGACCATTCCCGCAAATCAGCTGAGCAGGCCGTGAAG GCCATTAAAGCAAGTGAGGAGGGGAAAACAATTGATGAGTATGATTACCTTCCATACTTCTATTCTCGTGCCTTCGATCTATCTTGGCAATTCTATGGCGACAATGTTGGTGACACTGTACTCTTCGGAGACAgtgatccaaaatcatcaaagcCGAAGTTTGGAACGTACTGGATCAAAGATGGAAAGGTCTTCGGAGCTTTTCTGGAAGGTGGAAGTCCTGAGGAAAACAAGGCTATTGCTAAGGTTGCTAGAGTCCAGCCATCTGTTGACAGTTTGGATCAGCTGACAAAAGGTCTTTCCTTTGCCTGTAAGATTTAA